The Papaver somniferum cultivar HN1 chromosome 3, ASM357369v1, whole genome shotgun sequence genome includes a region encoding these proteins:
- the LOC113360217 gene encoding wall-associated receptor kinase 5-like yields MFPPKLPLFLHIVIFYVVVSISSLSSSAEFVQGKRCQLNCGNVAIPYPFGIGKECSMIGTEGNGDAHITYNIICDHSYDPPKPFINATNYLEILSISETEVRIRNSFTEFNGRPFKSPIEPDHLEFKNSFNKSGLNYLDLSDTPFMVSYTGNKLYGVGCGLVALFIADVIGPKGVARKECQSSCESISRDGSCSGSGCCQTDVPRDLESIGVAVMGTGTKSTNNFNRFAILAEIGQYTFDSEDLTLDATQISKKYDDKVIPIVLDWGIGYKTCGEAKANLTAYGCGDNSRCNDEIKNGGYRCLCSDGYEGNPYLIDGCKEVIKVIKCEDQNNNPCKGICTNTVGGYNCSCPLGGTGDGRKDGSGCTFQKEEKKEMHEKKEFPVLLVVLGFGLGMVFVSVVGVLLFLSMRKRMLKRLKEKFFEKNGGLLLREQLSSLDSGVEATKLFTSEELEMATNKYDESQVLGRGGHGTVYKGTMSDNRTVAIKKSNTVEQTQIEQFVNEVIILSQINHRNVVKLLGCCLETEVPLLVYEYVSCGTLYQHIHYKGAADTSPLTWEIRLRIAFETASAVAYLHSAASPPIIHRDIKSTNILLEENYTAKVSDFGASRLVPLDQTHVKTLVQGTLGYLDPDYYNTSQLTDKSDVYSFGVVLVELLTGKQPICFERPGEQVNLATYFTSLEEDINVLELIDAGVAKDGNLEQILAVTELARKCLKLKGEDRPSMQQIAADLQGLIRFEPSGWNHQPNPNVGMTNLSPEPVDVDLYSVPFSSTDGSSLATSMTNISITSFVGVFGFERNARVLCSKKSTVAAVRNKAKHIGVIKLQWLNYWVEQVGAQVQKKLNPEPAEKQQDGFEIGEMK; encoded by the exons ATGTTTCCCCCAAAATTACCGTTATTCCTTCATATTGTGATCTTTTATGTGGTGGTATCTATATCATCATTGTCATCATCAGCTGAATTCGTGCAAGGAAAACGTTGCCAATTGAATTGTGGGAACGTTGCCATTCCATACCCATTTGGTATAGGTAAAGAGTGCTCTATGATTGGCACAGAAGGGAATGGTGATGCTCATATCACGTATAATATCATATGTGATCATTCTTATGATCCTCCCAAACcttttattaatgcaactaattATCTTGAAATTTTAAGTATATCAGAGACAGAAGTTCGCATCAGAAACTCCTTCACTGAGTTCAATGGTCGCCCCTTCAAGAGTCCTATCGAGCCTGATCATCTTGAATTCAAGAATTCATTTAATAAAAGTGGGCTGAATTATCTCGACTTATCAGATACCCCATTTATGGTATCATATACAGGAAACAAGTTATATGGGGTTGGCTGTGGCTTAGTTGCTCTTTTCATCGCTGATGTCATAGGGCCAAAGGGTGTCGCAAGAAAGGAGTGTCAATCAAGCTGTGAGAGTATCAGCAGAGATGGATCTTGCAGTGGCAGTGGGTGCTGCCAGACAGACGTTCCAAGGGATCTGGAGTCAATTGGTGTGGCTGTGATGGGAACTGGTACCAAGAGCACAAACAATTTTAACAGGTTTGCCATACTGGCTGAGATAGGGCAGTATACATTTGATTCCGAGGATCTTACTCTGGATGCTACACAAATATCTAAAAAATATGACGATAAGGTCATACCGATTGTGCTCGATTGGGGCATAGGATATAAGACTTGTGGAGAAGCAAAAGCTAATTTAACAGCTTATGGGTGCGGGGATAATAGTAGATGTAATGACGAAATCAAAAATGGTGGATACCGTTGCCTTTGCAGCGATGGTTACGAGGGAAATCCTTACCTTATTGATGGATGCAaag AAGTGATTAAAGTGATTAAGTGCGAGGATCAAAACAACAATCCTTGCAAAGGAATTTGTACAAATACTGTTGGAGGTTACAACTGCTCTTGTCCATTGGGCGGCACCGGGGATGGGAGGAAAGACGGTAGTGGCTGCACTTttcagaaagaagaaaaaaaagagatgcaTGAAAAAAAAGAATTTCCTGTATTATTGGTCGTGCTTG GTTTTGGATTGGGGATGGTTTTTGTGTCTGTTGTCGGGGTTTTATTATTCTTAAGCATGAGGAAGCGCATGCTAAAAAGACTTAAAGAGAAATTCTTTGAGAAAAATGGGGGATTATTGTTGAGAGAACAGTTATCTTCCCTCGACAGTGGTGTAGAAGCGACAAAACTTTTTACATCTGAAGAATTAGAAATGGCAACTAACAAATATGATGAGAGTCAAGTTCTGGGGCGAGGCGGCCATGGTACAGTTTACAAGGGAACTATGTCAGATAACCGTACAGTCGCCATTAAAAAGTCTAATACAGTTGAGCAAACCCAGATCGAGCAATTCGTAAATGAGGTAATTATTTTATCTCAAATTAATCACCGGAACGTGGTGAAGCTCTTAGGTTGCTGTTTAGAAACAGAAGTTCCCTTGCTTGTTTACGAGTACGTATCATGTGGTACCCTTTACCAACATATCCATTACAAGGGTGCTGCTGATACGTCCCCGTTGACCTGGGAAATTCGTTTGAGGATTGCCTTTGAAACTGCAAGTGCAGTTGCGTATCTGCATTCTGCAGCGTCTCCACCTATCATTCATAGGGACATAAAATCTACCAATATATTACTGGAAGAAAATTACACAGCAAAAGTTTCAGACTTTGGAGCGTCGAGGTTGGTTCCACTAGATCAAACTCATGTAAAAACACTAGTCCAAGGGACCTTAGGGTATTTGGATCCGGATTACTACAACACAAGTCAACTAACGGATAAAAGTGATGTTTATAGTTTTGGTGTAGTTCTTGTTGAACTCTTAACAGGTAAACAACCCATTTGTTTTGAAAGACCAGGAGAACAAGTAAATCTTGCAACATACTTTACTTCACTAGAAGAAGATATCAATGTTCTCGAGCTTATCGATGCTGGAGTTGCAAAAGATGGGAACCTGGAGCAAATCCTTGCTGTGACAGAGTTGGCGAGGAAATGTCTTAAATTAAAGGGTGAAGATAGGCCTAGCATGCAGCAAATAGCCGCAGATCTTCAAGGTTTGATAAGGTTTGAGCCTTCTGGATGGAATCATCAACCAAACCCCAACGTTGGAATGACAAACTTATCACCTGAGCCAGTGGATGTGGATCTGTATAGCGTACCATTTAGTTCCACTGATGGATCTAGCTTGGCGACAAGCATGACAAATATCTCCAT CACATCGTTTGTTGGAGTATTTGGTTTTGAACGAAATGCAAGAGTTCTATGTAGTAAGAAAAGTACAGTTGCAGCTGTTCGCAATAAGGCTAAACATATCGGTGTCATTAAACTACAATGGTTAAATTATTGG GTGGAACAGGTTGGTGCTCAAGTGCAGAAGAAGCTGAATCCAGAGCCTGCCGAGAAGCAACAAGATGGGTTCGAAATAGGGGAAATGAAGTGA